One window from the genome of Hyalangium gracile encodes:
- a CDS encoding HEAT repeat domain-containing protein produces MADPRDSKKPPSSKRSPGAAGAGMGGGGPTSSRDLLGRRALLDEALIGLRAIKDPNVPVRAIERNLRASLRALYGALASPSDAKQYNEGTATALNRALAALGSLEAMVTRDTGARRVTRNLREATQDWREAVGRTLLHPLQLPRPAEGEWPRALTGVPSLLTLERGPVPPAIVLPIEEEAPEIDVSMDPTPTERWMPVLSLEELLAQAEAAGEELGASGKKAPASRPARKKARPAVTPKEVEEAQFGLQLPRSEVEFARARAFFEELAMMSVMRQPDAGDLWSELSTVEERLLARVDGIVACGVDVLPELVKLLDDRPVPDPELTWAALFVHGCLAGDDALHQVARTVRTVGLEEPEIFDATADALAFVPHPGLESLLRGWLSGPEPTLQLLAVRVLGRRGMLRGEEALNFALDEDPKMALEGARALPWASGALDLGEMAELLRSEEEELVSFVIETFWLRHPETGVEQVRALVAEGQEGFASAALWLAIGGGPEAAADFEAALARGGKASPALLEALGWYGDLRFVEPLLAQLRAGQVAAVGALQRLTGASLTDDVPDPEYEKGEEPFVRGFSPPPQELELTADPESWTAWWRKHQERATLKKRYRWGHLWSPQDNLWEMEHAPASMRERRLAFHELVARTGATHPFDPRDFVARQQAMLARWREAPELRRAASGTWALSFSR; encoded by the coding sequence ATGGCGGATCCACGAGACAGCAAGAAGCCCCCCTCCTCGAAGCGGAGCCCGGGCGCGGCGGGAGCGGGGATGGGCGGTGGCGGGCCGACCTCCAGCCGGGATCTCCTGGGGCGCCGCGCGCTGCTCGACGAGGCGCTCATCGGGCTGCGCGCCATCAAGGATCCGAACGTCCCGGTGCGGGCCATCGAGCGGAACCTGAGGGCGTCGCTCAGGGCGCTGTATGGCGCGCTTGCGTCCCCGAGCGATGCGAAGCAGTACAACGAGGGGACAGCCACCGCGCTGAACCGGGCCCTCGCCGCGCTGGGGTCGCTCGAGGCCATGGTGACCCGGGACACCGGGGCCAGGCGGGTCACCCGGAACCTTCGCGAGGCCACGCAGGACTGGCGGGAGGCGGTGGGGCGAACCCTGCTCCATCCGTTGCAGCTGCCTCGGCCGGCGGAGGGAGAGTGGCCACGGGCCCTGACCGGTGTTCCCTCGCTCCTCACCCTGGAGCGGGGGCCCGTGCCGCCCGCCATCGTGCTCCCGATAGAAGAGGAGGCGCCGGAGATTGATGTGTCGATGGACCCCACCCCGACCGAGCGGTGGATGCCCGTGCTCTCCCTGGAGGAGCTGCTGGCCCAGGCCGAGGCCGCCGGTGAGGAGCTGGGAGCCTCCGGGAAGAAGGCTCCGGCTTCTCGCCCCGCTCGGAAGAAGGCGAGGCCCGCGGTGACTCCCAAGGAGGTCGAGGAGGCGCAGTTCGGCCTCCAGCTCCCGAGGAGCGAGGTGGAGTTCGCGCGGGCGCGGGCCTTCTTCGAGGAGCTCGCGATGATGAGCGTGATGCGGCAGCCGGACGCGGGCGACCTCTGGAGCGAGCTGAGCACCGTGGAGGAGCGGCTGCTGGCGCGGGTGGATGGCATCGTCGCGTGCGGCGTGGACGTGCTGCCCGAGCTGGTGAAGCTCCTGGACGATCGGCCCGTGCCGGACCCGGAGCTGACGTGGGCCGCCCTGTTCGTGCACGGGTGCCTGGCCGGGGATGACGCGCTCCATCAGGTGGCGCGCACCGTGAGGACCGTGGGGCTGGAGGAGCCGGAGATCTTCGATGCCACCGCGGACGCGCTGGCCTTCGTGCCCCACCCTGGGCTCGAGTCGCTGCTGCGCGGGTGGCTCTCGGGACCGGAGCCCACGCTCCAGCTGCTGGCGGTCCGGGTGCTGGGCCGCCGTGGCATGCTCCGAGGGGAGGAGGCGCTCAACTTCGCCCTGGATGAGGACCCGAAGATGGCCTTGGAGGGGGCTCGCGCGCTGCCCTGGGCCTCCGGAGCGCTGGACCTGGGCGAGATGGCGGAGCTGCTTCGGAGCGAGGAGGAGGAGCTCGTCTCCTTCGTCATCGAGACGTTCTGGCTGCGGCATCCCGAGACGGGCGTCGAGCAGGTCCGAGCGCTCGTGGCCGAGGGCCAGGAGGGGTTCGCGAGCGCCGCCCTGTGGCTCGCCATCGGCGGTGGGCCCGAGGCAGCGGCCGACTTCGAGGCGGCGCTGGCTCGGGGAGGCAAGGCGTCCCCCGCGCTCCTGGAGGCGCTCGGGTGGTACGGCGACCTTCGCTTCGTCGAGCCCCTGCTGGCGCAGCTCCGGGCGGGGCAGGTGGCCGCGGTGGGGGCCTTGCAGCGGCTCACCGGCGCCTCCCTCACGGACGATGTGCCGGACCCCGAGTACGAGAAGGGAGAGGAGCCGTTCGTGCGCGGGTTCTCCCCGCCGCCGCAGGAGCTGGAGCTGACGGCGGACCCGGAGAGCTGGACGGCGTGGTGGCGCAAGCACCAGGAGCGGGCCACGCTGAAGAAGCGCTACCGCTGGGGCCACCTGTGGTCCCCGCAGGACAACCTGTGGGAGATGGAGCACGCCCCCGCCTCCATGCGCGAGCGCCGGCTCGCGTTCCACGAGCTGGTGGCGAGGACCGGCGCGACCCATCCCTTCGATCCTCGAGACTTCGTCGCCCGCCAGCAGGCCATGCTCGCCCGGTGGCGCGAGGCGCCTGAATTGCGACGCGCGGCCAGTGGCACCTGGGCCCTTTCCTTCTCCCGCTGA
- a CDS encoding type VI immunity family protein: protein MSEPVSEPYIDTMIDVEEDEPIIRVALGLTAYLAEPEFWAQEGAQRALDLLLGSSVADQLGYYTTSVMTEWEDLEEGTLRELRKGLSSRVLVQDRPRHLMSFRLADEPNCPEVGFSYTEIDPRRAERSAVLELTLPQEHPPEELLSLAIELGKLGPVHSLVGGYVGRWNVLHQGDAFNLFYRWAERYLGLDIQEPEEMATYTPEWLPGSNWLTLVSHRLAQTREFDVSTLRRDSWTQPVEVSVVGKGVLLQAGARPTMGDLNRLAYPEAYAEVARRLDPLFVEEPPEYWGLFTEKGKTRAWLRRLVEAGDWAA from the coding sequence ATGTCCGAGCCCGTCTCCGAGCCCTACATCGACACGATGATCGACGTCGAAGAGGACGAGCCGATCATCCGCGTCGCGCTCGGGCTCACGGCCTACCTGGCCGAGCCGGAGTTCTGGGCCCAGGAGGGGGCTCAGCGCGCGCTGGATCTGCTGCTCGGGTCCTCCGTGGCGGACCAGCTCGGGTACTACACGACGTCCGTGATGACGGAGTGGGAGGACCTGGAGGAGGGGACGCTCCGCGAGCTGCGCAAGGGGCTCTCCTCGCGCGTGCTGGTGCAGGATCGCCCGCGCCACCTGATGTCCTTCCGCCTGGCGGATGAGCCCAACTGCCCGGAGGTGGGCTTCTCCTATACGGAGATCGACCCCAGGCGCGCCGAGCGCTCCGCGGTGCTGGAGCTGACCCTGCCCCAGGAGCACCCGCCCGAGGAGCTGCTGTCGCTCGCCATCGAGCTGGGGAAGCTGGGCCCGGTGCACTCCCTGGTGGGGGGCTACGTGGGGCGCTGGAACGTGCTCCACCAGGGGGACGCCTTCAACCTGTTCTATCGCTGGGCGGAGCGCTACCTGGGCCTGGACATCCAGGAGCCCGAGGAGATGGCGACGTACACCCCCGAGTGGCTGCCCGGGAGCAACTGGCTGACGCTGGTGAGCCACCGCCTGGCCCAGACGCGGGAGTTCGATGTGTCCACGCTCCGCCGGGACTCCTGGACACAGCCCGTGGAGGTGAGCGTCGTAGGCAAGGGCGTGCTCCTCCAGGCCGGTGCGCGACCCACGATGGGAGACCTCAACCGGCTCGCCTACCCGGAGGCCTATGCCGAGGTGGCGCGCCGGCTGGATCCGCTCTTCGTGGAGGAGCCGCCCGAGTACTGGGGGCTGTTCACCGAGAAGGGCAAGACGCGAGCCTGGCTCCGGCGCCTGGTGGAGGCCGGGGACTGGGCCGCCTGA
- a CDS encoding PAAR-like domain-containing protein, translating to MSLTTTGMEAATEKQPLNFVQMAPNVCLIPAPPPPTGPQGIPTPFPITTTTSKIAEKPVAKVKHKGGKVPNLDSIFSGIKGNEAGVGQLPPGTPKKDIVTSVNRKNASAMVGCPNCQVGGKSFIMVGSPGFGNHS from the coding sequence ATGAGCCTGACGACCACGGGAATGGAGGCGGCGACCGAGAAGCAGCCGCTCAACTTCGTGCAGATGGCGCCCAACGTGTGCCTCATCCCCGCGCCGCCGCCGCCCACCGGCCCGCAGGGCATCCCCACGCCGTTCCCCATCACCACCACCACGAGCAAGATCGCCGAGAAGCCCGTGGCCAAGGTGAAGCACAAGGGCGGCAAGGTGCCCAACCTGGACTCCATCTTCAGCGGCATCAAGGGCAACGAGGCGGGCGTGGGGCAGCTGCCTCCGGGCACTCCCAAGAAGGACATCGTCACCAGCGTGAACCGGAAGAACGCGTCCGCGATGGTCGGGTGTCCCAACTGCCAGGTGGGCGGCAAGAGCTTCATCATGGTGGGCAGCCCCGGCTTCGGGAACCACTCCTGA
- a CDS encoding WD40/YVTN/BNR-like repeat-containing protein — translation MAIATNYYSVQGTGTDECCYLAQRYDDERGYKPEEAECWVMTHKPGKGGMITVQSHFGSTGWFTRLWRSPAGVVYVSGLSAGDVYVNPDILAKDSSKKWKTHELGQSLDGIWGLDDKFVLAWAGSYEGKNYLFCFDGKKWKELPAPEFGIRAIHGLDRNFLYAVGENGGVARWDGGQWKQFPTPTEEILLSVFVAGPDELYATGSAGTLLEGSSQGWGKIASAPAPRGPLLAVARWNDELWVAGGRKGLFKRDGKKNKLKLIKPNAKANSFDVGEKLVIGCEDFIAQTSDGENFQAAGAGFLLNARDGIELCDM, via the coding sequence ATGGCCATCGCCACCAACTACTACAGCGTCCAAGGCACGGGGACGGACGAGTGCTGCTATCTCGCCCAGCGCTACGACGACGAGCGCGGCTACAAGCCCGAGGAGGCGGAGTGCTGGGTGATGACCCACAAGCCGGGCAAGGGCGGGATGATCACCGTCCAGTCCCACTTCGGCTCCACTGGCTGGTTCACCCGGCTGTGGCGCTCACCGGCCGGCGTCGTCTACGTCAGCGGCCTGTCCGCGGGCGACGTGTACGTCAACCCGGACATCCTCGCCAAGGACAGCTCCAAGAAGTGGAAGACCCACGAGCTGGGGCAGTCGCTGGATGGCATCTGGGGACTGGATGACAAGTTCGTCCTGGCGTGGGCCGGCTCGTACGAGGGGAAGAACTACCTGTTCTGCTTCGACGGCAAGAAGTGGAAGGAGCTGCCGGCGCCCGAGTTCGGCATTCGCGCCATTCACGGGCTCGACCGGAACTTTCTCTACGCCGTGGGAGAGAACGGGGGCGTGGCCCGCTGGGACGGCGGTCAGTGGAAGCAGTTCCCCACGCCGACCGAGGAGATCCTCCTGAGCGTCTTCGTCGCCGGCCCGGACGAGCTCTATGCCACCGGCAGCGCGGGCACCCTGCTGGAGGGCTCCTCGCAGGGCTGGGGGAAGATCGCCTCCGCCCCCGCGCCACGCGGGCCCCTGCTGGCGGTGGCCCGGTGGAACGACGAGCTGTGGGTGGCCGGTGGGCGCAAGGGGCTGTTCAAGCGGGACGGGAAGAAGAACAAGCTGAAGCTCATCAAGCCCAACGCCAAGGCCAACAGCTTCGACGTCGGTGAGAAGCTCGTCATCGGCTGCGAGGACTTCATCGCCCAGACGTCGGATGGGGAGAACTTCCAGGCGGCCGGCGCGGGCTTCCTCCTGAATGCGCGTGACGGAATCGAGCTGTGCGACATGTAG